A region of the Variovorax sp. 54 genome:
GCCCTCGGTCGAAGAGCGCGCCATCCTGCTCGAGACGCTGCACGAACTCGATGCGCTGCTCGACGAACTGCCCGCCAAGGCGCGCACCGCGTTCCTGCTGTCGCAGCTCGAAGGCCTCGGCTACGACGACATCGCCGCGCAGCTCGGCGTCAGCGTGCGCACCGTGACGCGCTACATGGCGCAAGGGTTCGCGCAGTGCCTGCGGCTCATGCTGGCGACTCCGCTGTGAGCGCGGCCGTCGATCCCCGTCTGGTGGACGAGGCCGCCCAGTGGCTCGCGCGCATGCACGCGGGCCGCCTGTCCGAGGCCGATGCCCAGCGCTGGACGCAGTGGCGCGACCAGAGCCCCGAGCATCAGCGCGTGTGGCACAGCGCCGAGCAACTGAGCCGCAAGTTCGGCGCAGTGCCGCCGGGCGTGGGCATGCCGGTGCTCGACCGGCGCCGCGGGCTGACGAACCGGCGCGCGCTGCTGCGCACCGTGGCCGTGCTGCTGGCTGCGCCGTCCGCCGCCTGGGTCGGCTACCGCGCCGTCCCCTGGCCGTCGCTCGGGGCCGAGTACCGCACGGCGACGGGCGAGCGGCGCACCATCGAGCTGGCCGACCGCAGCCGCACCACGCTGAACACGGCGACGGCCATCGACGTGATGTTCGACGCCACGCAGCGGCTGGTGCGACAGCGCAGCGGCGAAATCCTTGTCGAAACGGCTCCCGACACGAACCCCGGAATTCCTCGACCGTTCCTGGTCGAGACACCGCAAGGCCGGCTGCGTGCATTGGGCACGCGCTTCATCGTGCGCATCGACGAAGGAGGGCACAACCGCCTCACGGTGCTGGCTGGTGCGGTGGAAGTAAGCCCTGTGCGCGCGACCGGCTCGCCGGTGGTCGTGCCCGCCGGACGACAGATGCGCTTCACCGCCGAAGCAACGGGCCCTGTCACATCGGCTGCGAGCGGCGCCGAAGCCTGGACGCAGGGCGTGCTCTACGCCGAAGAGATGCGCCTGGCCGACGTGCTCTCCGAAATCGGCCGCTACCGCAGCGGCGTGCTGCGCTGCGACCCCGCGGTGGCCGACCTGCGCGTGTCGGGCGCGTTCCAGCTCGAAGACACCGACCGCGTGCTCGCAGTCCTCGCGCAGACCTTGCCCGTGCGCCTCGATGCACGCACGCGCTACTGGGTGACGGTGACGGTCCGGTGATTCCCGGCTGCCTCGCGCAGCGCCCTGAAAAATTTCTTGCCCATGCGTGTCCGGTTTTCGCGTCTCGCCTGTCATGTCGGTTGAAAGCACACCTGCCATCCACATCCCGACACGCGACAAGGACACCCTTCATGACCGACCGGCCTTCCGTTCTCCCCACCTCCCGCGACGCCGCGCATCGCCCGCGCCTCGCCGTGCGCGCCGTGCAACGTGCGCTGTGCGCCCTGGG
Encoded here:
- a CDS encoding FecR domain-containing protein translates to MSAAVDPRLVDEAAQWLARMHAGRLSEADAQRWTQWRDQSPEHQRVWHSAEQLSRKFGAVPPGVGMPVLDRRRGLTNRRALLRTVAVLLAAPSAAWVGYRAVPWPSLGAEYRTATGERRTIELADRSRTTLNTATAIDVMFDATQRLVRQRSGEILVETAPDTNPGIPRPFLVETPQGRLRALGTRFIVRIDEGGHNRLTVLAGAVEVSPVRATGSPVVVPAGRQMRFTAEATGPVTSAASGAEAWTQGVLYAEEMRLADVLSEIGRYRSGVLRCDPAVADLRVSGAFQLEDTDRVLAVLAQTLPVRLDARTRYWVTVTVR